The window CAATACTTGGCTGACTCTGATAATTATCTCGTACGCCGCTTACCATCAGCGTTTTACCGATCAGGGTCGGGTCATTTTGCGGACTGAAATCTGCACGGTACTGGCTTTCCAGCTTCACATATATGGTCGCCGCGCTGTTACTCTCGTCTGCCATTTCCAGAGCATAAATACCGTTAATTGGCTGCGTTATCACCCCTACAGCTGTCACCGGTGTCGATACTGGCTCTGCCAGCGCTTCAACCACACTCAAGGCTCCGCCCGAGGCTGTGACGATCTGCATGTCCGTTACATATTCGATGCTCGGCTGACTCATGTAAACATCACGCCGCCCACTGACTTGCAGTGTCTCGCCAACAATTGATGGGTTATTTTGAGGGCTGAACTCGCTGCGATACTGGCTTTCCAGTTTCACGTAAATCGTTGCAGAATTATTACTCTCGTCCGCAATCTCCAACGCATAAATACCATTAATCGCCTGGGTGATAACACCGCGCACAGTGAGGTTGGTACCCGTCGATGCCGCCAAAGCGGCACTAACACTGGCAATACCCGTTCCACCTGAGGATGAAGAGCTGGACGAACTGCTACTGCTGCTGCTCGAACTGGTGCCACCGCCTATGTTGTATGGCGCGCCATATGCACCATTGGCAAAACTGGCTGGATTCCACGGGTCATAGCTGCCACTTGGATTGCTCCAGGGTTGACCATTATCCGGGTCAGTCAATTCCTCGCTTGCCATAGGATTGGGCGTCGCCGTACCACTCGGGTGCGCGCTGGAATTGAAATGCGTGTATGACTCAGCAGTCGCCAGCCAGTTTACGATGTTAACACTCAGCTGCGCAGCATTCCCGGAATCGGTCCAGCCAGGGTAGGTGCTCTTGCTGCCACCGGTATCTTCCCTGCGGTATTTCGTGGAACTGTCTTCGATTGGACTCGAGTCGCCAATAAACGCCGCCTTGCCTGCGCCGGATTTGGCGATGGCGACATAGGGGCCCTCCGCGGTTCCGCCGAAGTAGAGGCCCGAGTCTACCGCGTAATTCCATGCGCTCGGGTTGTCACTCGCGGAAAAATACACCAGTCCTTTCGCTCGTGTTGGATCAGTAATCGCAAGCGTCGCCCCCGCAGCCATAAGCACTGGGGTTACTCCCGTGGTCAAGCCTTCCACTTGAGACGCTGGCTGAATGCCGCTGGCACCCGAGAGCCAATTGATGGCATTAAACCGAAAACGAATGCCGAAATTGTTGGCCAGCCAACCCGCGGTGGCACTGCCTGGGTTGCGCAAATCACCATAGGCGCCGCCCACATTGTATTTCGCCAGATTGGATCGGTTGTAGCCGTTGTAGACTTCGGTACTATCCCAAGTGTTCAGATTGCGGTCAGCATTGTAGTGATCGGCAATAAAAAATATACCCTTCCCATCGGCCAGAAATTGTTCCAGCGCCGTGAGCTCTGCCTGCGTAAACGGCCGGTTGCTTTCCGCAAATACCAAAACATCGGCAGCGCTGATGGCGCTATAGCTGATAATGGCTTCATTGGCGGCAGAAGCACCAGCGGAAGGGGATGTGTAATCATCGACAAACTTGATAATGCCGTCGTTGTTTTTATCGACACCCCGATATTCTTTAACGGTATATCCGGCATTTTTTAATGCATTCGCAAAATCCGAAAATCCACCATCAATAACCCAATCCGCATTCCCTTCAGTACCGCCATGTGATACATCGAAAAATACGACCTTGCCGTTGTTGTTCCCTGCGCTAGGAGTTAACACCGGAGCAGGATAATTCCATTCATAAGGCGCAGCGTTTACTAACGCTGAGCAACCGAGAAAAATACTTAACAATAAATACAAACGCCAGTTGGATAACATCGCAGGAATCTCCTGGTTGGGGGTTAAACACAGTGCGCAGCATAAAAAACCACATTAGCGTGTTTAAATGACGCGGACGTGAAAGGTTTTTTAATCTTGAAAGACAGATCGCACACGGTGCGTAAAGAACTGTTTTTTATACGGAGTCTTTTCCGCGGAAGGCGGGAGAACTTAATCCACCAATTAAGCAAAACGGATTATTTTTAAGCCTGGTTTTAATCAGCTGGTTTTAATCAACTTTGGTCACCCGCGCCAGCGGGTTCTCTCGCCATACACCTTAAGAACAACGCTCAACAACTCAATAAACAATAAAAAAGCGCCCGCAACGGGCGCAAAGTTTCTCGAGGGGTAATGCATAAACAGGCTAATCACCATAAAAAACGCTGTAAGACTGCCAGCGCGTGGCGATTAGAGACTCCAAGATATGGGTGAAAGCCTGGAGCCTCTAATAACGCACTGACTTTACAGTGAGTTTTTCAATCGATTACGGAAAGGTGATGCTCCAGGCATCAATATAGCCGGTATCGTAACGCGCGCGATCACGCACTTTCAGCTTCCATTCCCCACTGGCGGGTGCACTGCCAAAATTCAACTGGTAAGTCCCATTGATATTGTCTGCGCTGCCGCCCTGGCGATTTAACACGTTAACCGTCGTGCCGTTGGGCGCGATCACATCCACAATTAAATCGCCGATGTAAGTGTGCACAATAGAA of the Teredinibacter turnerae T7901 genome contains:
- a CDS encoding DUF6359 domain-containing protein encodes the protein MLSNWRLYLLLSIFLGCSALVNAAPYEWNYPAPVLTPSAGNNNGKVVFFDVSHGGTEGNADWVIDGGFSDFANALKNAGYTVKEYRGVDKNNDGIIKFVDDYTSPSAGASAANEAIISYSAISAADVLVFAESNRPFTQAELTALEQFLADGKGIFFIADHYNADRNLNTWDSTEVYNGYNRSNLAKYNVGGAYGDLRNPGSATAGWLANNFGIRFRFNAINWLSGASGIQPASQVEGLTTGVTPVLMAAGATLAITDPTRAKGLVYFSASDNPSAWNYAVDSGLYFGGTAEGPYVAIAKSGAGKAAFIGDSSPIEDSSTKYRREDTGGSKSTYPGWTDSGNAAQLSVNIVNWLATAESYTHFNSSAHPSGTATPNPMASEELTDPDNGQPWSNPSGSYDPWNPASFANGAYGAPYNIGGGTSSSSSSSSSSSSSSSGGTGIASVSAALAASTGTNLTVRGVITQAINGIYALEIADESNNSATIYVKLESQYRSEFSPQNNPSIVGETLQVSGRRDVYMSQPSIEYVTDMQIVTASGGALSVVEALAEPVSTPVTAVGVITQPINGIYALEMADESNSAATIYVKLESQYRADFSPQNDPTLIGKTLMVSGVRDNYQSQPSIEYVDAMELVSDGGSSGNCGGATAVSVETAYASATGTDLTVVGEVVAGVNNPYALELADLNSSTTVYVKLESDQRAQFSPANNPAILGEVIEVVGKRDLYMSYPSLEYVSSLQILNNCN